Proteins from a genomic interval of Musa acuminata AAA Group cultivar baxijiao chromosome BXJ1-9, Cavendish_Baxijiao_AAA, whole genome shotgun sequence:
- the LOC135593516 gene encoding NADH dehydrogenase [ubiquinone] 1 beta subcomplex subunit 2-like isoform X2 yields MGGGGDHGGSTTYKGFTIHHPKRWHVVTGKGLCAIMWFWILYRAKQDGPVVLGWRHPWEGHGDHSHGHGHEHEESH; encoded by the exons ATGGGCGGCGGCGGGGATCACGGTGGGAGCACGACGTACAAGGGCTTCACCATCCACCACCCGAAGCGGTGGCACGTTGTCACCGGGAAGGGCCTCTGCGCCATCATGTG GTTCTGGATACTTTACAGGGCTAAGCAGGATGGTCCAGTAGTGTTG GGTTGGCGTCATCCTTGGGAAGGACATGGCGACCACTCTCATGGCCATGGACATGAACATGAG GAATCACATTAG
- the LOC135593514 gene encoding BTB/POZ domain-containing protein At2g30600-like, which produces MSVEKQKKFLTVAPFKCVWREELRFKEAGRGCVAFEAFAQNDVTLVFREQVGSQHYHYKMDNNPNYTIIFGSHRNRRLKIEASGKTVVDVAGVGLCSSAFQSYWISIYDGLISIGKGKYPFQNLVFEWHDSEPNFNVQYIGLSSWDKHVGYRNISILHMPSHHNALWSHIDYKDYEGEDDEDDGLENVNDNLGKWGLLNFLENWDLADVLFEVGTERKVIPAHKVILSSTGDFSLGSTDQNVIELPSTSYPVLHAFLEFIYIGRTQIVEWQLGPLQELSLQFKVIALVKQCEEIMDRFRKNKKLFDSGKKVEIINLSSQVRQFGIFPCEVRLDVGKLKHFLATGEHSDIKIHIEDHGLVVQSHKLILSLWSAPFAKMFTNGMVESSSSDIYLKDVPAEAFWVMIQFMYSGVLEMDITEMGPILIPLLLLADQFGVFYLQRECCKRVMECLSEDIVCTILQAVSSIQSYKLLEETCKRNFAMHFDYCTTASTEFVLLDEATFREILLHADMTVTSEEKVLDAIVLWCMQACKVFGWATVDDLLISSTPEQIFGERFQSIFLLLPFVRFPLMPLFLLEKLEDSRLSNQIPMFGDLVKEAIQYSGGIKMPEVSQNIRFQHRHSSYKELQYICDGDKNGVIYFAGTSYGEHAWVNPVLSKKITLTASSPASRYTDSKTLVSRTYQATSFAGPRIEDGHSSAWWMVDIGHDHQLMCNYYTLRQDGSSTYIRSWAFQGSVDGKNWTNLRVHNDDQTICRSGQFASWPVIGPMALLPFRFFRVILTGPASGDANVWNLCICFIELYGYFI; this is translated from the exons ATGAGTGTGGAGAAGCAGAAGAAGTTCCTCACAGTTGCACCTTTCAAGTGTGTCTGGCGTGAGGAGCTGAGGTTTAAAGAGGCTGGGCGTGGTTGTGTTGCCTTTGAAGCTTTTGCTCAAAATGATGTGACTTTGGTGTTCAGGGAGCAAGTGGGGAGCCAACACTATCATTACAAAATGGATAACAATCCCAACTATACCATCATTTTCGGTAGTCATAGAAATCGAAGGCTAAAGATCGAAGCAAGTGGGAAGACTGTTGTAGACGTTGCTGGAGTGGGGTTATGTTCATCAGCATTTCAGAGCTATTGGATTAGCATATATGATGGGTTGATTAGCATTGGCAAAGGGAAGTATCCTTTTCAGAACCTTGTCTTTGAATGGCATGATTCAGAGCCTAATTTTAATGTGCAGTATATTGGTCTAAGCAGCTGGGATAAGCATGTTGGATACAGAAATATCAGTATCTTGCACATGCCATCACATCACAATGCTCTTTGGAGCCACATAGACTATAAAGATtatgaaggagaggatgatgaggATGATGGGCTGGAGAATGTGAATGACAATTTAGGAAAGTGGGGGCTTCTTAATTTTTTGGAGAACTGGGATCTAGCTGATGTCTTATTTGAAGTTGGTACAGAAAGAaaggttattcctgcacacaaggTGATTTTGAGTTCTACTGGTGATTTCTCCTTGGGATCAACTGATCAAAATGTTATAGAACTACCTTCAACATCATATCCTGTTCTCCATGCCTTTTTGGAATTCATATATATTGGCCGGACTCAA ATTGTAGAATGGCAACTTGGCCCACTACAGGAGTTGAGCTTACAATTTAAAGTTATAGCATTGGTTAAGCAGTGCGAAGAAATTATGGATCGTtttaggaagaacaaaaaattgTTTGATTCTGGTAAGAAAGTCGAAATTATCAATCTGAGCTCCCAAGTTCGGCAATTTGGTATCTTTCCTTGCGAAGTACGTCTTGACGTGGGAAAGCTGAAGCATTTTCTTGCTACTGGTGAGCATAGTGATATAAAGATACATATTGAAGATCATGGCCTTGTCGTGCAGTCGCACAAGCTCATTCTTAGTCTATGGAGTGCACCATTTGCAAAG ATGTTCACGAATGGGATGGTTGAAAGCAGTTCTTCAGACATATATTTAAAGGATGTTCCTGCAGAAGCATTTTGGGTTATGATACAGTTTATGTACAGCGGAGTACTTGAAATGGACATCACAGAAATGGGTCCTATACTAATTCCACTTCTTCTACTTGCTGACCAATTTGGCGTTTTTTATCTTCAGCGAGAATGCTGCAAACGAGTTATGGAATGTCTTTCAGAG GATATAGTGTGTACCATTTTACAAGCAGTTTCATCAATCCAATCATATAAACTCCTTGAAGAAACATGCAAGAGGAACTTTGCAATGCACTTCGATTATTGTACAACTGCCAGCACTGAGTTTGTGTTGTTAGATGAGGCGACCTTTAGGGAGATTCTTCTG CATGCTGATATGACTGTAACCTCAGAAGAGAAGGTTTTGGATGCAATAGTACTATGGTGCATGCAAGCCTGTAAAGTCTTTGGTTGGGCTACAGTGGATGATCTCCTTATTTCTTCAACACCTGAACAAATTTTTGGAGAGAGGTTTCAATCAATTTTCTTGCTGCTACCATTTGTGCGATTTCCATTAATGCCATTATTTTTGCTTGAGAAG CTAGAAGACAGCAGGCTTAGCAACCAGATTCCCATGTTTGGAGACTTG GTGAAGGAAGCCATTCAATATTCTGGTGGAATCAAGATGCCAGAAGTCAGTCAGAA TATAAGATTTCAGCACAGACATTCTAGTTACAAGGAGCTCCAATACATATGTGATGGTGACAAAAATGGAGTAATATATTTTGCTGGGACATCATATGGGGAACATGCATGGGTAAATCCTGTTCTATCCAAG AAAATCACTCTGACAGCCAGCAGCCCTGCTTCTAGGTACACGGACTCAAAGACACTGGTATCAAGGACATACCAG GCCACCTCCTTTGCTGGACCCCGGATTGAAGATGGCCATAGTTCTGCATGGTGGATGGTTGACATCGGACACGATCACCAG CTGATGTGCAATTATTACACCTTGAGGCAGGATGGCTCCTCAACATACATAAGATCCTGGGCTTTTCAG GGATCTGTGGATGGCAAAAATTGGACTAATCTGAGAGTTCACAACGATGACCAGACAATTTGTAGGTCTGGCCAGTTCGCATCATGGCCTGTAATTGGTCCTATGGCGCTGCTTCCGTTTAGGTTTTTCCGAGTCATTTTGACTGGTCCAGCATCAGGTGATGCCAACGTTTGGAACCTTTGTATCTGCTTCATTGAGCTCTATGGCTACTTTATCTAA
- the LOC135593516 gene encoding NADH dehydrogenase [ubiquinone] 1 beta subcomplex subunit 2-like isoform X1 — protein sequence MGGGGDHGGSTTYKGFTIHHPKRWHVVTGKGLCAIMWFWILYRAKQDGPVVLGWRHPWEGHGDHSHGHGHEHEDNFVW from the exons ATGGGCGGCGGCGGGGATCACGGTGGGAGCACGACGTACAAGGGCTTCACCATCCACCACCCGAAGCGGTGGCACGTTGTCACCGGGAAGGGCCTCTGCGCCATCATGTG GTTCTGGATACTTTACAGGGCTAAGCAGGATGGTCCAGTAGTGTTG GGTTGGCGTCATCCTTGGGAAGGACATGGCGACCACTCTCATGGCCATGGACATGAACATGAG GATAACTTCGTTTGGTAA